The Bacillus marinisedimentorum genome contains a region encoding:
- a CDS encoding sulfurtransferase, with amino-acid sequence MKTIVPAEWLYQHLHDSQVIAVDCRFDLGDPSKGERDFKEGHIPGAVYFDLEKDLSGPAAKHGGRHPLPDIEQFSDKLGEAGIGNDTLVVAYDDQGSAMASRLWWLLRYMGHNRVKVLDGGFAAWKEAGFAVETDEAKHPPQRFVPAVKSELTADMEEVKSRLHGTGTVIIDSREPERYAGRTEPIDPVAGHIPGAVNHFWKNLLRDDNTWRQASVIERQFGQVDREKEIIVHCGSGVTACPNILALSESGYTNVKLYPGSWSDWCSYEDNPIAGEGSNNSRS; translated from the coding sequence ATGAAAACGATCGTGCCAGCTGAGTGGCTTTACCAGCATTTGCATGACAGTCAGGTCATCGCGGTGGATTGCAGGTTCGACCTTGGCGATCCCTCAAAGGGAGAACGTGACTTCAAGGAAGGACATATTCCCGGCGCCGTCTATTTTGATCTGGAAAAGGACCTGTCAGGGCCGGCAGCTAAACACGGCGGCCGGCATCCGCTGCCTGATATCGAACAATTCAGTGATAAGCTCGGAGAAGCAGGCATCGGAAATGATACGCTCGTCGTAGCTTATGACGATCAAGGCTCAGCAATGGCTTCACGGCTATGGTGGCTTCTTCGTTATATGGGCCACAATCGGGTGAAAGTCCTTGACGGCGGATTTGCAGCATGGAAAGAAGCCGGCTTCGCTGTGGAAACAGATGAAGCAAAGCATCCGCCGCAAAGGTTTGTCCCGGCCGTCAAATCTGAATTGACTGCCGATATGGAAGAAGTGAAATCCAGACTCCATGGCACAGGCACGGTGATCATCGATTCGCGGGAACCGGAACGGTATGCAGGCCGGACAGAACCGATTGATCCCGTTGCAGGGCATATACCAGGTGCCGTCAATCACTTCTGGAAAAACCTGCTCAGGGACGACAATACATGGAGACAAGCTTCCGTCATTGAGCGGCAATTCGGACAGGTTGACCGTGAAAAGGAAATCATCGTTCATTGCGGGTCAGGCGTGACAGCCTGCCCGAATATCCTGGCGCTGTCGGAATCCGGATACACGAACGTGAAATTGTATCCTGGCAGCTGGAGTGACTGGTGCTCATATGAGGATAACCCCATTGCCGGAGAAGGCAGCAATAACTCGCGTTCATAA
- a CDS encoding nucleotidyltransferase domain-containing protein, producing the protein MSVQIMKELRRIEHENEITILYAVETGSRMFGYAHSDSDHDIRFIYKRELRDYVRIDPLPDTVDGAAGLDFHGWDIQKALRLYQKSNPGLAEWLFAPVRHVENSSLISLMRSGVADMYSLKALGYHYWNMARHNTRCSSSGNNVKRHIHFIRGLLNVLYLTQHEKKPPLTIHELIDSVQLPEDLKEDMQAFFKQIKIGKKAGLNGGIMKRLQGMHNELEEGLAGLPHSVPSSGLLNSWLWEEIKS; encoded by the coding sequence ATGAGTGTGCAGATAATGAAAGAACTTCGCAGAATCGAACACGAGAACGAAATAACAATCCTTTATGCGGTGGAAACCGGTTCGAGGATGTTCGGCTATGCCCATTCTGACAGCGACCATGATATCCGGTTTATCTATAAGCGGGAGCTGCGGGACTATGTCCGCATCGATCCGCTTCCGGACACGGTTGATGGTGCAGCCGGCCTGGATTTCCACGGATGGGATATCCAGAAAGCGCTCCGCCTTTACCAGAAGTCAAATCCCGGGCTGGCCGAGTGGCTATTCGCTCCGGTTCGGCATGTTGAAAACAGCAGCTTGATTTCGTTGATGAGATCGGGGGTGGCGGATATGTATTCACTGAAAGCGCTTGGTTACCATTACTGGAACATGGCTCGGCATAACACTCGCTGCAGCAGTTCGGGCAACAATGTAAAACGGCACATTCACTTTATAAGAGGGCTGCTCAATGTCCTGTACTTGACCCAACATGAGAAAAAACCGCCTCTAACCATACATGAATTAATCGATTCCGTTCAGTTGCCTGAAGATTTAAAGGAGGATATGCAAGCATTTTTTAAACAAATCAAGATAGGGAAAAAGGCAGGATTGAACGGGGGCATAATGAAAAGGCTGCAGGGAATGCATAATGAACTTGAAGAGGGGCTTGCAGGGCTGCCGCATTCCGTTCCTTCGTCAGGCTTGCTCAACAGCTGGCTATGGGAAGAAATCAAAAGCTGA
- a CDS encoding DUF2533 family protein, translating into MSVHKAISAHSQEQHERIRQFIELEKQRESAIDSAVTAAVNGDRYDVAEINRITDEMNALARKGAVPPRRNVTIEMVEAYARKVSGEG; encoded by the coding sequence ATGAGTGTACATAAAGCGATCTCGGCTCATTCACAGGAGCAGCATGAACGGATCCGGCAATTCATTGAACTTGAAAAGCAAAGAGAGTCAGCAATCGACAGCGCTGTGACTGCGGCTGTGAACGGAGACAGATATGATGTTGCGGAAATCAACCGCATCACAGATGAAATGAACGCCCTTGCCAGGAAAGGGGCTGTACCTCCTCGCCGGAATGTGACAATCGAGATGGTGGAAGCATATGCAAGAAAAGTGTCCGGGGAAGGGTGA
- a CDS encoding DUF6123 family protein, with product MYAYLKKLRYDEMEYRVKGGDSLFRRDATVEEFLEYLDSKGFKFDRQEYGFIFFGQTLTGASDYLVNIAIEITLKLQREFDGSYFVGVLEALQAQKIHTRKEAFLFIKQKNTAS from the coding sequence ATGTATGCATATTTAAAAAAATTGCGGTATGATGAAATGGAGTACAGGGTTAAAGGCGGGGATAGCTTGTTTAGACGGGATGCCACAGTGGAAGAATTTCTGGAGTATTTGGATAGCAAAGGTTTCAAATTTGACCGTCAGGAGTACGGATTCATCTTTTTTGGTCAGACATTGACGGGCGCCAGCGATTATCTGGTGAATATCGCCATTGAAATCACCTTGAAACTGCAGCGTGAATTTGACGGCAGTTACTTCGTCGGCGTACTCGAAGCTCTCCAGGCTCAGAAAATACATACCAGAAAAGAAGCGTTTCTTTTCATTAAACAAAAGAATACTGCCAGCTGA
- a CDS encoding small, acid-soluble spore protein L — protein MSKRRNNNRGKEAPSVNPMGISPGKERMDDPVSQGEEKAKKDNTER, from the coding sequence ATGTCAAAACGACGGAATAATAACAGGGGCAAAGAAGCACCGAGTGTGAATCCGATGGGAATAAGCCCTGGAAAAGAACGCATGGATGATCCGGTAAGCCAGGGTGAAGAAAAAGCCAAGAAGGATAACACGGAACGTTAG